ATTATGAAAACCTTTTCGTGACTTTTACTTACCGACAGAGCTTCTTCTATTGAGCGTACAACAATACATCCGGGAAAATTATTTACATCACCTGATGTCACTACAATATTTATCCGATCAGGCAATGAACCATTAGGTAATGATTCATATGTTTTTCTTCCCATAATTATGGTGTGCCCAGTAGTAATCTTCTTAAAATGTTTCAAGTCGTTTGGAAGATGACACAGTAATCCTCCATTTTTACCTATTCCATTTTTTTCGTCAATAACAACAACAATAGCTATCATACTGAAACCTTGCCTTTAATATGAGGATGCGGATCATAATTCACTAGCTCAAAATCTTCATATCTGAATTTAAAAATATCCTTTACATCAGGGTTAATTTTCATCTGCGGTAGCGGACGTGGTTCACGTGTTAGTTGAAGTTTTACTTGTTCTAAATGATTTAAATAAATATGTGCATCGCCAAACGTATGAATAAAATCACCCTCTTCCAGGTTTGTCACCTGAGCCATCATTTTTAGGAGAAGTGAATATGAAGCAATGTTGAAAGGGACACCAAGAAAAAGATCTGCACTTCTTTGGTATAGCTGCAGACTTAGTTTACCATCTGCAACATAAAATTGAAAGAAAGCATGACAAGGTGGCAGGTTCATATTTGGAAGATCTGCAACATTCCAGGAGCTAACTATTATTCGCCTCGAATCAGGATTGTTCTTTAAATCTTTCACCACTTGGGTAATCTGATCTATATGTCCTCCATTATAGTCTGGCCAGGAACGCCATTGATAACCGTAAATATGTCCCAGGTCCCCATTCTCTTCTGCCCATTCATCCCAGATATGGACACCATTATCATTCAGGTACTTTATATTGGTATCCCCTTTTAGGAACCATAATAGTTCATGTATAATAGATTTCAGATTAAGTTTTTTGGTTGTAAGTACGGGAAAACCATCACTCATGCTGAATCGGCTTTGATGACCGAATATGCTGATGGTACCGGTACCTGTACGATCTTCTTTCTTAGTACCTTCGTTAAGTACTCTTTGCAATAAATCAAGATATTGTTTCATATTTAGTTTTATCCTATTATCGAGAATTATGTTTTCAGCTTGTCTTTTTCTGAAAACTTCTGTTATGACAAAAATAACTGTTTTTTTCCTGAGTACAAGTTTAAGTAGTAACATAATGTTTATATAATAACAATTTATTATCTCCTTATGTGGTGATTTTCTTCCTCAATCAAATAATTTCAGAACGAAACCTCTATGGATGTTGTTATAAATAGTATATTTGTGTGTATTACGTCATTTTTATTTAACAGTTTAACTCCTTAATCATATGGATATATCAGAATTACTAAACAGCTCAACTGGACAATCCTTAATCAGGAGTATTTCCGATAAATTGGGAATTAACGAGAAAGAAGCCTCAGGAGTAGTTAGCACTGCTATACCTGCTATACTTGCAGGAATGACTAAAAATGCTCAAACAGCTGAAGGGGCCGAGAGTCTAAACAGAGCCATAGAATCAAAGCATGATGGTTCGCTTTTGGATAACCTGTCAAATATTCTGCAAGGGCAGACACAGGAATTACAAAATGATGGAGATGGTATACTTGGACATGTATTTGGTAGTAAAAGAACAGCTGTAGAACAAACACTTTCTAAAAAAACAGGTGTTAGTTCCGGGAAAATAGGGCCTCTACTTGCTCTGCTTGCACCAATAGTAATGGCATACTTGGGAAAAGAAAAAAGAAAGACAAGTACAGGGGGAGGGGGGTTAGGTGATCTTCTGGGAGGATTGCTTGGAAGTGGAAGTCAAGGTCGATCAGGTGGAGGAATCATGGACATGATTAGTGGAACACTCGATAAAGATGGCGATGGTGATGTAATCGATGATATATTTGATATGTTTAGTAAGAAAAGATAAATGA
This window of the Lascolabacillus massiliensis genome carries:
- a CDS encoding DUF937 domain-containing protein; the encoded protein is MDISELLNSSTGQSLIRSISDKLGINEKEASGVVSTAIPAILAGMTKNAQTAEGAESLNRAIESKHDGSLLDNLSNILQGQTQELQNDGDGILGHVFGSKRTAVEQTLSKKTGVSSGKIGPLLALLAPIVMAYLGKEKRKTSTGGGGLGDLLGGLLGSGSQGRSGGGIMDMISGTLDKDGDGDVIDDIFDMFSKKR
- a CDS encoding dihydrofolate reductase, with protein sequence MIAIVVVIDEKNGIGKNGGLLCHLPNDLKHFKKITTGHTIIMGRKTYESLPNGSLPDRINIVVTSGDVNNFPGCIVVRSIEEALSVSKSHEKVFIIGGGELYRTTFHLADTLYLTRIHNTFNDADTFFPNIDFKDWELIEEERHMADDKHLYPYTFLTYYRKKVK
- a CDS encoding thymidylate synthase, whose product is MKQYLDLLQRVLNEGTKKEDRTGTGTISIFGHQSRFSMSDGFPVLTTKKLNLKSIIHELLWFLKGDTNIKYLNDNGVHIWDEWAEENGDLGHIYGYQWRSWPDYNGGHIDQITQVVKDLKNNPDSRRIIVSSWNVADLPNMNLPPCHAFFQFYVADGKLSLQLYQRSADLFLGVPFNIASYSLLLKMMAQVTNLEEGDFIHTFGDAHIYLNHLEQVKLQLTREPRPLPQMKINPDVKDIFKFRYEDFELVNYDPHPHIKGKVSV